GGTACtttaaacatgcaaaataaattatgtCTTTTGGTAATTAATTGATTACAATCttattcttttgttgttttttttttgtttttttgttgggagtttgtttctttctctttattattgatttttaaaCTCTGAGTCCTCTTGCTGAACTATTTGATTCATACAGTATTTTCTAAACATTACCGCTGTGGGTAAAACtattctttatatttctgtcTTTGTGTCTTCCACTTTGATTTTCTATATGTAGTTTGGTACCACTTTACAAAAATACTAAAGCCAGGGATTACTCAAGCTGCAAAGACTTGATACGCTAACAAGCATGTATTTATAAATCCTTTATCTTATTGCATATTGGTTGTGTATGATATCTGAAAACTAttctaaattaaaagaaaatctttaagagaaaacaaatgCAGATCAGCAGAAATGTCACTGAAAGGGGTTTTCCCTTTCTTTGCAAGATGCCACAAGGTTTCTTCTTGTGTAGGATGTCAGAAAATGTTTAGAAGAAAATCTTTTGGAATCTCAcagaatatttattcttttgcaAGATTCCTCAGAAACCTTTGAGATCCTTCACTTGTTTCCTTCTTGTGATTAACAGCGCACGATTTGTAAAAGGGAAACTTTAGGgtgaagaaaatatgttttgcaaAGGTTTTGCAATATCCAGCAAAAGTTTCCTTTTGCAACACCCTGTCATAGGAAAGCTTTTCCTTCATTCTGAAAAGAATGAATGAATAGGTAAAAAAAAGGAACCTTTTGGATTAAAAAGACTTTTGCAAAAGTTTTGCTATACCCTGCAGAACTGTTCTTTTGTAGGATTTCACAAGGGAAAAACTGCATCTTTTTTGtgacactagtggcctttaaaGGGGTGGATAGAGAGGAAGATATGCAGCAAAAGTTAActggctgggattcaaacccataATGATGGTGTTGAGGACTGTATCCTTCAGGCAATGATCACGTGTTTTGCCCCTGCACCACCAGCACTCCTGTAGTGCCATATTATTTTGTGGCCTACTGGTGACAAAACCTTTGCAAAAGTTAAATCCTGGATCAGTTTTATCTTTGTGTTAGTGATTGCAAAATTTGTTTGCAAAAGCAACAAGTTTAGAAATCTGGTTAATGTTTTGCAAAGATCCAGAGTCAGTTTTGCATTATCTGCCGAAAATGAATaagaaacaaatcaaaaataaataaatgcagggCTCAGCATTTCAGTTCAATGttgattaaaacaaaagaaaatgttgtgAGCTGTCTATTCACAAACCTAATATACATcacaggaaaataaatgttgcctggttaaataaacattttctgactttacagcagtggtgtccaaactttcTGCCACGAAGACCGAAATCATCAATAACCTAAATGTGCAAGATTTTactgaaacaaagaaaatagacttttgtaaaaaaaaaaaaaaaaaaggaacctgTAAATCATTGCAGATCCTAAACATCTAATGGTCTGTCTCAGCTGTgttattaaaagaaagacatACTAATTTTTTTAGTTGATTCTTTTCTCTTTTGGGCtagaagattttctttttttttttttttggtctttagcAACAAGATTGGTCATTCTTTGCTTTAATCAATAAGGGGCTTTAACAAACTATTGGATAAAtgaattttttttctcaactgTTAATGACCTGTTGGTAACATAGTGTCATTATTATGTCAGTGTACCTGCTTAAAAACACGACTCTGGTGGGactcgaacccacaacctttgaATCTCTTTCTCATGAGTTTAGCTAGAAGTCCAATGCGCTATCCATTGCGCCACAGagcctgtatatatatattttaaactaCAATTCGCTGACATGTCAAGTTCTCTGTGcctcatgtttattttttcacaaacagaTTCTGACAGTACTAAAGCCACACGATAATTCATTCTGAAGGGGTATTTCTTGTATGTACTTGTTACAGAAGGATAAAAGAAAGTGCTTCCGGTTTTCACCGGAACAAGTTAGCAATTAGCAACAGTTAGCTGCATAGTTTGTGTTGTATGTGAGGACGGAAGCTAAAACCCAAAATGTCAGAGAAAACAATAACTGTGACAGTCGCATACGGTAATACCTTTTCTACATTATAACGTTAGGTTTGTCATAGAGTGATGACTGTTTATAAAGCGTAGTTTGGAGCTAGGAGATGCTAATCTTATAGAGCTAATTTCAAAGAAACAACCATGTTTGAATGGAGTTCATCactttttaagcatttttagatAGGTCAGCTTCAGTTAAATACGTCCAAGCTAGGCTTAATTGATGTCGGGTCTTTTATGCCTGTATTTGTTGTCAAATGTATGTTATCTACTATTTTACTAGTTAAGCACCTCACATGTTTTAATTAACTTCCTATTTTTAAGTGATTTGTTTTGAATAAATTTTGTCACGCTCTTTAGGATTTACAGAACAATATTTATCCAACAATATAGAGCtacgtttctttttttatctttgatGTTTCTGTTTCCAGAAGTAAAGAAATAATTCAGACAAACACAATCAgtatgcttgttttttttcttgggtTGTTGTTCCTCATTCTTAGGCCAGGgaggaacattttaaaatatctacAATGATATTCACACAGGGAAGGAgtgtattttaaaagtattattattgaaaatgtattaaacattACATATAATGAATCAATAATTATGCATGGAGGTTTTTATTCGTATTAGCAGTAGGAGGATTTGTGGTAGTAGTGTTTGTAGTAATATTAGTAGGAATGTCAATTTATTTGtcacttatattttatttgtaaaatgttatttgttaaaatctaaaataacacATTGATACTACTCGTGCCTAATCAATGGAAGTAGTTTACCatcattaatatttttgtttgtttgtaaagaaaaactaaaataataataatcccacCTTTAAAACAGTAATTTGAAAAAGTAACTTATTAATTCTAATATTGTTGTTACTAATTTGTAATTACTTAAAATTTCTAATGAATAATCACACAAAGtagtaaattattattatttgttttgataATATTAATTGATGGTTGTTTAGAATCTCAAATTACTAAAAGAAAAACCCCGATAATCTCACTTTGAAGTAgttatgctaatattttcataaagtttcaattttatttcttatttactTTTCAGGATCAACTAAGCACAGCATCACTCTAACAAGTCAAGAGGATGGAACAGGACCCACTGTTAAAGACTTGTCAGACGCTCTTAGTGACGCTACTGGTGTCCCACCAGCCTCACAGAAACTCATTTTTAAAGGTAAGCTGTTATTGAACTCAGAAGTGAACTTTCCATTTAATATCTAACATCATCCTGGTATTACAGGAAAGTCTCTGAAGGACATGGAAGTGAGTCTCTCCAGCTGTGGAATAAAAGAAGGCTGCAAACTCATGATGATTGGAAAGCGGGTAAGTACTTTACATGCACCATGTCTGAGTCTATGTGAATAAGGAGGTACTTACAGTAATTCACAAACAGAACAGCCCAGAGGAAGAGGCTGAACTGAAGAAGCTGAAAGAAATTGAAAAGTCTGTGGAGCAGACGGCTAAAAAACTGGAGACGGTGGATGGGGAATTAACTGGATTGAAGAACGTAAGCAGTCATTTTTGGCATGGTAACTATTGTTAACTATGCATTATTGTCCATGACATGTCCTTTAGTCTATTGTGAACagtgttattttttatgttcttcTTTTAGGGCTTCCTGGCGAAAGACCTCCAGGCAGAAGCTTTGAGTAAACTAGATCACAGAGTAAAAATAGCAGCTGAGCAGTTCATGAAAATCCTGGAGCAAATAGATGCCATGGTAATctatttttggttttgtgtttatatttaggGGGGTGTTTTATATTATTGTGACTTATCTAACCTAACATCACCTGCTTCTCTTTTAAGAGCATCCCAGAAAATTTTGCTGActgcaaaacaaagaaaaagggtcTTGTAAAGACCGTGCAGGTAAacctataatgttttttttccactaaTAAGAcattcatatttaataaaaaggtCTTGATAAGAAAATAACTATGATTATTGTGTATTTATAGGATTTCCTCGCCCAGTGCGACAGGATCGAGGCTTGTATATCAGACCACCTATCAAAGATCCAGTCCAAAAACCTGGCTGTGGCAGAGTAGCCAACTCTCCTAGGTGTGCTTTAAGTTGCTCTGTGAGCAATGGTAAGGTTTACAGAGTGCTTCAAGTAAGAAGCAGATCCCACTTTATTTATTGTGAGGAGCGTGCTGTGTGGGAAACATCTTCATAACAAACAATCCTTTGAAAACATGTGTGTTGGTTATTAACCGTGATTTCTGAATATATCACCTGGGATAAGACTGGTCCTTTGCTGTGTGTGTTCTTTCTACCCTACGAGTCCGTTCTTGTTCCAGATGTTTGTAACTTCTGCAGGGGCTTGCACTCAATCTGTAACAGCAACATAAGTTTGTCAGAAGGAATTGTTGGTATGTGTTCACTCTTCAGGCGTTAAATGTGTACTTGAGGTTAAGGGTCTCATTTATGTTGTCTTTAATCCTGTCGTTACTACAGGAAATCAAGAGGCCAAAGAGTGATCCTAAATTCAGACacttttttcatgttaaaaactggtcagttttaaatattaatacacGTTAGCAATTGGATAAggaataatattttatatttttacatttctttttccatattgACCCAGACCTGAAAAATACCTAATTTAAAGATTGGACTCCATAGGAACCTGATAATCGCAGTCGGAAATGTTAAGCAACCCTGAAAGTGAATCACACTGAATCTGGATGCAGCTGTCTATATTGTATGTTGTTGAACATGGGTGCCTACATGTTAAATACTCCATTCGTCACATAAATGAGGTGGGTCATCAGTGGAACCGACACACGGGCAAATTCAGCCAGGTCTTATCATAGCGTCAGTTTTCTCAGAAACCTTCCTAAATCTCCGTGCTGGTCAATCAGGTTCATTCACAGTAATGTAGGACCATACGTAAAAGGGTTTCCCTGTATGCATATAGGTGTTTTTTCTTGGAATAAAAATGGGCCTACTACAATTTGGAGTTGGAAGaaattggattttatgtaagaTTTTAAAGCAACTGTGACTAAATTTGTGAGCAAAGAATGATTCAGTATTTTtcttaaatacacaaaaaagatatttttggttttgactGCAGGTTTTAAAGACACAAACATTGAAACCTCAAGCACTATCAACAACATTGCCCACTATGGCCAAGTTAGGTTTATGTACATTTGGACATGCATTGTTATTCTACATAAAGAAATCTTAATTCATCTgcagttttgttcaaatttaGTGTCATCATCTGTAGAATGGAACATTGTTTTGTAACTTGTGTGAAGTTGTACTTCCTGCAAACCCTCCCTCTGAATGATAAATCACATGCATCTGcctttgttttgaaataaaatgatttcaaaAATGATCACAGATTCCATGACTGGCCTCAGAACACAATTTAATGTCAAAACATTCctacaaaaacacaagttattTATTCTTAAGCAAACGCCTCACATCGGTTATTTCCACCTTTCTCCATTAGGTCTACATACATAGACCCTGTAGTGTCGTCACAGATGTGCAAAATGAGCTCTGAAATGAGGGTTGGAAGGGGACCCAGAGGTCCAGGAAGCAGCTTAAACAAATGACCTTCAATAAGCTATACCATAGAGAAGCTTATTCAAGAGCCAAACTAAGGATAAAGctgatctaaataaaataaaatcccattTAAAGATGCAAATGGAGTACAGGATGAACCTCGAAAGGCACATCCCTCATCACTAATCGTCCTTGTCCTTGGCGCCATGTTTTAAAATACGCGTGAAAGCTACATAGTTGAAGTTGCCTTTCTTGTCAATCGGCGCCTCGCGGAAGAGCTCGTCCACTTCTTCATCGGTAAACCTGTCGCCCATGGTAGTTAGCAGCTCCCGCAGGTACTCCTCCTGGATCACACCTAACAGGAGGAACATGTTTTAACTTATAAAGGAAAGGATGGTCCTTCCCTTTCTTTGTAAACGGAAATAGAAAAGCGGCTTGCTGAAACTTTAATGTACCTGTACCCTCCTCGTCGAAGCAGGCAAAAGCGTTACGGATCACCTCCTCTGGATCTGTGCCGTTCAGCTTCTCTCCAAACATGGTCAGAAACATGGTGAAGTTTATGGGGCCAGGGGCTTCATTCATCATGGCTTCCAGGTACTCATCAGTAGGATTTTTACCTGGCCAATGCAAAACACAAGAAAAGGTTAGTGTCTACTTTAGTTCCATATTCAAAGTTTAAtggctttacaaaaaaatattaccttatgtttttaaacattttatttgttctcCTGTAAAATGACTGAGCAAAACTTTTAGAATTGATAACATGAACATGATTATATGTGGTAAAAATGTCACCTAATGAGGCGAGCATGTCATGGAGATCTTCTTTGTCAATAAATCCATCTCTGTTTTGGTCGATCATGTTAAAAGCCTCTTTGAACTCCTGGATCTGAGACTGATCAAACATGGCAAACACATTGGAGGTGGCCCGCTGGGGACGCTTCTTGGTGTTCTTCCCCTTGGCCCTTTTACTCGACATGTTGCCGGCCTGTGGATCCCCTCTTTCTGTAATAGAAACACCACTGAAGTTGTCAGCCTGGACTgggaaaaaatgtattcatctaTCTACCCCTAGATGTAGATTGATGAAAAATGTGAAAGGATTATTATTCATGAAGTAATTGTCCTGTGATAATGGAAGTAATGAGAACATTAAGTGGCAAAAACACTTCACAATGATGATGAGGGGAGCTCTGTAGAAGAACAACACGATggttaatttaaatatatatatatatatacagttacatttacatttgtttactAGAATTCTGGCTCAATTTCAATGgcagggagggatggatggatggatgattaaaAAGATGGAAGTACAAACATGCccaaatagatggatggacagaaaacCTGATGGATGCAGAAATGGACGGATGGGTGATATCCAAACGAAGAGATGGATCAGAGgctgggaagaaggatggacaAATATAGAAGACTACAAATACTGAGTAAGAAATACAGTTTGGAAATGTTCTATAATCTTATTTAcgttttccagatttttcagaCCTAATAAAATCCCATACTTATCCAGAGAAAGTAGGAACCCTAGTTTACTTACTGTGAGCATTTAGGGCGAGGCAGTTATTCCTGTACTTGACTTGAtcatttattataattttgtATCAAAAGTATCGGACCCTatggtctgtttttatttaattccagGATGGAAATCCTACTGAAAACAGGTGAAGACAAATAGTAGGCAGCATTCAAAGCATGTCGGAAATCTAACAATCTGAAATTACATTCACTGCTATCTTGCAGAACCTGTTTATAAACACATATTAACCTATACAAAAtggtattacattttttttttttcgataCCAAACATTTTGTAGTATGTAAAATAATTGTCTTCATGCAAGTTGTTTGTGTTGTTATTAAAGATCTTCATATACCACGTTTAGCTAGAGCTACTGTACCAAACGTAGAATATATTAAGAAAACGAAGTATTTCACCCTGTGgttatttctgtcatatacATTAGCATTTCTGCTCTGAAATAATTAATCTAAAACCCAGTATGCTTTACCTATCTAATTTAATCAAAACGTGTTATTTATTGCAGTTAGCCATCTCCCCTGACCTACATAACAATTAGCTTCAGAATACAAGCGGAAACGAATTTAAAGAGTAAATATTACTTGTTCTCTAATCACATAAGTTCTGTGTGCTTTCTTCAAAATGGAAAATGAATGACCCACCTTAgatgaaatttaaaaatgtgtagaaaaaTAGCAATACACAAAGCTATCAGTACATCCCACAGACAGAGCGGTGCAGAGCTGGAAAGAACCAACTGTCTGGAATGTTCCATTCAGTCAGAAACGCCTccgttgtttttatttttacctttatttAATGATAGAACAATAAATTTAGGAAGATATTTAGTGGTAGGgaaaatgaagttaaattacTGCCATAATGAAATATTCTCTCATTTTTCCAAAAATGacagaattatttttgttaatcatTTTTACTCttcaccactagatggcagcaatGATATGTGTtttcaataaaccttttttttaaacaattctgACGTTTAGACTTTTGTTTTATATCCCAGtggaataataaataaagcattttttgaAACCAAATTTATGGGTGTACAGAGTCGAGTCGCTGTTATGTACTAACAATCATGCTTAGAAACTGAACTAAAAGTAGGTAGTAATTTAgagaaatgaacacattcttGAGGTGCCCTAAACATGCCTCTGAAGTACAGTGGAACAGCTGAAGGGCAGGCCCCTGAGGCTCCTGTGGCCCTTCTCATGGTCTAAATTTAAAGCTGCCCTGTCCTTAAAAGGTCCTGACGGTGTCTTGTGCGTTCTGCCGAGTGGCAGCCTTATTTTTGTTCAGTGGACTGCTGTCCTGTCCACTGACCCTCACCTTGCTGCTTTTGCTGGATCTGACCTTACTTGTTtggaataaaacacatttttgtcttGCTGTGGACTGTTAGATTTCTACTGGTGGTGAGTAATGCCTGTatgtgtttttctcttgttACAAGTTCCACTAGCTTCATTAAATTATTGCTTATTTGTGTCGTTGTACATTTCTAACTCTTGCAAGAGGCCTTGTTTCCATTTTGTGatattgtttccttttttatttaataacagGTTGTTTGATCTTTTTAGTTGGGTCCCTATCTaacaaaatgtgtgttttagggTCATGTTCTTATAGATTGGATTGCATGTGTCTGATCTACAATAATAACATACTATAACATGGCCTAGATTCCTGATTCTGCTTATAGTTCAATTTAAACAGTTTGAAAAAGATGCCTGTCGTTTGCTCTCACATAGTGAACCAACTGTACATGTACATTTATTCCCCTGTCCAACTGTCGATTATTaactttttgaaagaaaaacaactgcTCAAAACATTCTTAAAACTGTAATTTTATTTGCTGAATGATGCAATAAACTAATTTAATGTTAGCATTTAGGAGTTATAAAACAAAGGGCCCTGGGTGTAGACATGTCAACCGTCTCTGTGTTTTAACTTTACactgaaaaacagaacaaaatagtTAGTTTCCTGTAGATGTAGTTAGCTGTGTCTCTAGTTGCAAATAGAAGCGTTTTAACATAGTTGTAGTTCACTTTATGTTTGTGTGTATCATATTGTGCaaagtgttgttttatttttatgttatgaTATCATGTTATTTCATATTCTAACAAATTTAAATCATTCTTCATACCTTTTATGTCACATTATACCCAAGTTGTAGCATTGTTCCTCAGaatgtcat
This genomic interval from Girardinichthys multiradiatus isolate DD_20200921_A chromosome 6, DD_fGirMul_XY1, whole genome shotgun sequence contains the following:
- the bag1 gene encoding BAG family molecular chaperone regulator 1, whose amino-acid sequence is MSEKTITVTVAYGSTKHSITLTSQEDGTGPTVKDLSDALSDATGVPPASQKLIFKGKSLKDMEVSLSSCGIKEGCKLMMIGKRNSPEEEAELKKLKEIEKSVEQTAKKLETVDGELTGLKNGFLAKDLQAEALSKLDHRVKIAAEQFMKILEQIDAMSIPENFADCKTKKKGLVKTVQDFLAQCDRIEACISDHLSKIQSKNLAVAE
- the myl12.2 gene encoding myosin, light chain 12, genome duplicate 2; the encoded protein is MSSKRAKGKNTKKRPQRATSNVFAMFDQSQIQEFKEAFNMIDQNRDGFIDKEDLHDMLASLGKNPTDEYLEAMMNEAPGPINFTMFLTMFGEKLNGTDPEEVIRNAFACFDEEGTGVIQEEYLRELLTTMGDRFTDEEVDELFREAPIDKKGNFNYVAFTRILKHGAKDKDD